Proteins from a genomic interval of Streptomyces sp. NBC_00820:
- a CDS encoding maltokinase N-terminal cap-like domain-containing protein gives MAETVTPSDTTPSPTGHLLSSLDPLLRQWLPRQRWFAGKGRQVTGFTPVAVTELLPSPKPSAPPEQGGAPIGRLGLYHLLLRVHQPPVPGTAPPPGDCYQLLIGVREALPPRLAPALIGHVEGGPLAGRTVYDALYDPRPAEVLLEALRTRARVGALRFERDPRQEIRDGLVARLMTAEQSNSSVVYGDTFILKLLRRVVAGVNPDLELPLALAREGCARVPAPTAWLHAELGEESYVLAVLQPFVSGAADGWELALRELAKGEDFVAEARALGRATAEVHTALARALPTATLGQAQLGPLVDGMHERLAAAVTAVPALVPYESGLRSAFDALAGLAAEGQTWTAQRIHGDLHLGQCLRSPSEDTADAPGGGGTWSLIDFEGEPARPLAERRMPQPPVRDIAGMLRSFDYAAHSAQPPAPDWAHTCRAAYCSGYAEVAGRDPRTDPVLLRAYETDKAVYEVVYEARHRPDWLPVPLSAVRRLAASQPTWPDLTRPARETRP, from the coding sequence ATGGCGGAAACGGTCACCCCCTCCGACACCACCCCCAGCCCGACCGGGCACCTCCTCAGCTCACTCGACCCCCTGCTGCGCCAATGGCTGCCCAGGCAGCGCTGGTTCGCGGGCAAGGGACGTCAGGTCACCGGGTTCACTCCCGTGGCCGTCACCGAACTCCTGCCCTCCCCCAAGCCCTCGGCTCCGCCCGAACAGGGAGGCGCCCCCATCGGCCGGCTGGGCCTGTACCACCTGCTCCTGCGCGTCCACCAGCCACCCGTGCCCGGCACCGCGCCACCCCCCGGCGACTGCTACCAGCTGCTGATAGGCGTGCGCGAGGCGCTGCCGCCCCGGCTGGCGCCCGCGCTCATCGGACACGTGGAGGGCGGTCCCCTCGCCGGACGCACGGTGTACGACGCCCTCTACGACCCCCGGCCGGCCGAGGTTCTCCTGGAGGCCCTGCGCACCCGGGCCCGCGTCGGCGCCCTCCGCTTCGAGCGGGACCCGCGCCAGGAGATCCGGGACGGCCTCGTCGCCCGGCTGATGACCGCCGAGCAGTCCAACTCCTCGGTGGTCTATGGAGATACGTTCATCCTGAAGCTGCTGCGCCGGGTCGTGGCCGGCGTCAACCCCGATCTGGAGCTGCCTCTCGCGCTGGCCCGCGAGGGGTGCGCCCGAGTGCCCGCGCCGACGGCGTGGCTCCATGCCGAACTGGGCGAGGAGTCGTACGTCCTGGCCGTCCTCCAGCCGTTCGTGAGCGGCGCGGCGGACGGCTGGGAGCTGGCGCTGCGCGAGCTGGCCAAGGGCGAGGACTTCGTCGCCGAGGCGCGGGCGCTCGGCCGGGCCACCGCCGAGGTGCACACCGCCCTCGCCCGCGCCCTGCCGACGGCCACCCTGGGACAGGCCCAGCTGGGGCCGCTGGTGGACGGCATGCACGAGCGGCTCGCGGCGGCGGTCACGGCGGTGCCCGCGCTGGTGCCCTACGAGAGCGGTCTGCGTTCGGCGTTCGACGCGCTGGCCGGACTCGCCGCCGAGGGGCAGACCTGGACCGCCCAGCGCATCCACGGTGACCTGCACCTCGGCCAGTGCCTGCGCTCCCCGTCCGAGGACACCGCCGACGCGCCGGGCGGCGGGGGAACGTGGTCGCTGATCGACTTCGAGGGCGAGCCGGCCCGGCCCCTGGCGGAGCGGCGCATGCCGCAGCCCCCGGTACGGGACATCGCCGGGATGCTGCGCTCCTTCGACTACGCGGCCCATTCCGCGCAGCCGCCCGCGCCGGACTGGGCGCACACCTGCCGGGCCGCCTACTGCTCCGGGTACGCCGAGGTCGCCGGACGCGATCCGCGCACCGATCCGGTACTGCTGCGCGCCTACGAGACCGACAAGGCGGTCTACGAGGTCGTCTACGAGGCCCGCCACCGCCCCGACTGGCTCCCCGTCCCCCTCTCCGCGGTGCGCCGCCTCGCCGCGTCCCAGCCGACTTGGCCCGACCTGACCCGACCCGCCCGGGAGACCCGTCCGTGA
- the treS gene encoding maltose alpha-D-glucosyltransferase encodes MIVNEPVPDTFGDTPAKDRDPEWFKRAVFYEVLVRSFQDSNGDGVGDLKGLTSRLDYLQWLGVDCLWLPPFFKSPLRDGGYDVSDYTAVLPEFGDLADFVEFVDAAHQRGMRVIVDFVMNHTSDQHPWFQESRRDPDGPYGDYYVWADDDKQFQDARIIFVDTEASNWTYDPVRKQYYWHRFFSHQPDLNYENPAVQEEIISALRFWLDLGIDGFRLDAVPYLYQREGTNCENLSETHEFLKRVRKEIDDQYPDKVLLAEANQWPEDVVDYFGDYSSGGDECHMAFHFPVMPRIFMAVRRESGHPVSEILAKTPSIPTSCQWGIFLRNHDELTLEMVTDEERDYMWAEYAKDPRMRANIGIRRRLAPLLDNDRNQIELFTALLLSLPGSPILYYGDEIGMGDNIWLGDRDAVRTPMQWTPDRNAGFSSCDPGRLFLPTIMDPVHGYQVTNVEAAMSSPSSLLHWTRRMIEIRKQNPAFGLGSYTELQSSNPAVIAFLREYEDDLVLCVHNFSRFAQPTELDLRPYDGRHPVELIGGVRFPAIGELPYLLTLAGHGFYWFRLRRETA; translated from the coding sequence ATGATCGTCAACGAGCCTGTCCCGGACACCTTCGGAGACACCCCCGCCAAGGACCGGGACCCGGAGTGGTTCAAACGCGCCGTCTTCTACGAGGTGCTGGTCCGCTCCTTCCAGGACAGCAACGGTGACGGCGTCGGCGACCTCAAGGGCCTGACCTCCCGGCTCGACTACCTGCAATGGCTCGGGGTCGACTGCCTGTGGCTGCCACCGTTCTTCAAGTCCCCGCTGCGCGACGGCGGTTACGACGTCTCGGACTACACGGCCGTACTCCCCGAGTTCGGTGACCTCGCCGACTTCGTGGAGTTCGTCGACGCCGCCCACCAGCGCGGCATGCGCGTCATCGTCGACTTCGTCATGAACCACACCAGCGACCAGCATCCGTGGTTCCAGGAGTCCAGGCGCGATCCGGACGGACCGTACGGCGACTACTACGTCTGGGCCGACGACGACAAGCAGTTCCAGGACGCCCGGATCATCTTCGTCGACACCGAGGCCTCCAACTGGACGTACGACCCCGTACGCAAGCAGTACTACTGGCACCGCTTCTTCTCGCACCAGCCGGATCTGAACTACGAGAACCCGGCCGTGCAGGAGGAGATCATCTCCGCGCTGCGGTTCTGGCTGGACCTCGGCATCGACGGCTTCCGGCTCGACGCGGTGCCGTACCTGTACCAGCGGGAGGGCACCAACTGCGAGAACCTGTCGGAGACCCACGAGTTCCTGAAGCGGGTGCGCAAGGAGATCGACGACCAGTACCCCGACAAGGTGCTGCTGGCGGAGGCCAACCAGTGGCCCGAGGACGTGGTCGACTACTTCGGCGACTACTCCTCCGGCGGCGACGAGTGCCACATGGCGTTCCACTTCCCCGTCATGCCGCGCATCTTCATGGCGGTGCGCCGGGAATCGGGCCATCCGGTCTCGGAGATCCTCGCCAAGACGCCCTCCATTCCCACCAGTTGTCAGTGGGGCATCTTCCTGCGCAACCACGACGAGCTGACCCTCGAAATGGTCACCGACGAGGAACGCGACTACATGTGGGCCGAGTACGCCAAGGACCCGCGGATGCGCGCCAACATCGGCATCCGCCGCCGCCTCGCGCCCCTGCTCGACAACGACCGCAACCAGATCGAGCTGTTCACCGCCCTGCTGCTCTCGCTGCCCGGATCGCCGATCCTCTACTACGGCGACGAGATCGGCATGGGGGACAACATCTGGCTCGGCGACCGTGACGCGGTCCGCACCCCGATGCAGTGGACCCCCGACCGCAACGCGGGCTTCTCGTCCTGCGACCCCGGCCGGCTGTTCCTGCCCACGATCATGGACCCCGTCCACGGCTACCAGGTCACCAACGTCGAGGCCGCCATGTCCTCGCCGTCCAGCCTGCTGCACTGGACCCGCCGCATGATCGAGATCCGCAAGCAGAATCCCGCCTTCGGACTGGGGTCCTACACCGAGTTGCAGTCCTCGAACCCGGCGGTGATCGCCTTCCTACGGGAGTACGAGGACGACCTCGTGCTGTGCGTGCACAACTTCTCGCGGTTCGCGCAGCCCACCGAACTCGACCTGCGGCCCTACGACGGGCGGCACCCCGTCGAACTGATCGGCGGGGTGCGATTCCCCGCGATCGGCGAACTGCCGTACCTGCTCACCCTCGCGGGCCACGGCTTCTACTGGTTCCGGCTGCGCCGCGAGACGGCGTAG
- a CDS encoding alpha-1,4-glucan--maltose-1-phosphate maltosyltransferase, whose product MTGLASVTDVTGPTSAPRAGDPVLGRIPVLDVRPVVQHGRRPAKAVAGESFEVSATVFREGHDAVAANVVLRGPDGRPGPWTPMRELAPGTDRWGATVSADEPGRWTYTVEAWSDPVGTWRHTAGIKIPAGIDTGLVLEEGARLYERAAAGIPERQRGAVREAAAALRDDSRPAAWRLAAALTPEVTELLTRYPLRELVTASDPMPLLVERERALYGSWYEFFPRSEGAAEGAHGTFRTAARRLEAIAEMGFDVVYLPPVHPIGTTFRKGRNNTLTAGPDDVGVPWAIGSPEGGHDAVHPDLGTLDDFDHFVGRARELGLEVALDFALQCSPDHPWVHKYPEWFHHRPDGSIAYAENPPKKYQDIYPVAFDADMDGLVAETVRVLRHWMEHGVRIFRVDNPHTKPVVFWERVIGEVNSADPDVIFLAEAFTRPAMMHTLAQVGFQQSYTYFTWRNSKQELTDYLTELSGEAAAWMRPNFFANTPDILHAYLQHGGRPAFEIRAVLAATLSPSWGIYSGYELCENTPQREGGEDYLDSEKYQLVHRDWETAAREGRTIAPLITRLNTIRRENPALRQLRDLHFHHADKEQVIVYSKRSGSNTLLVVVNLDPHVTQEATVSLDMPQLGLEWHESMPVRDLLTGESYHWGRANYVRLEPGRRPAHVLSVLRPSNPQIGGSPTI is encoded by the coding sequence ATGACCGGCCTGGCGAGCGTGACGGACGTGACGGGCCCGACGTCCGCGCCGCGCGCCGGGGACCCGGTTCTCGGTCGTATACCCGTCCTCGACGTCCGCCCCGTGGTCCAGCACGGGCGCAGGCCCGCCAAAGCGGTGGCCGGTGAGTCGTTCGAGGTGTCGGCCACCGTGTTCCGGGAGGGACACGACGCCGTCGCCGCCAATGTCGTCCTGCGCGGCCCCGACGGGCGCCCCGGCCCCTGGACCCCGATGCGGGAACTCGCCCCGGGCACCGACCGCTGGGGCGCCACCGTCAGCGCGGACGAGCCCGGCCGCTGGACCTACACCGTGGAGGCCTGGTCGGACCCGGTCGGCACCTGGCGGCACACCGCGGGGATCAAGATACCGGCGGGCATCGACACCGGCCTGGTCCTGGAGGAGGGCGCGCGGCTGTACGAGCGCGCGGCCGCCGGGATCCCCGAGCGGCAGCGGGGCGCCGTCCGGGAGGCCGCGGCGGCCCTGCGTGACGACAGCCGTCCGGCCGCCTGGCGGCTGGCAGCGGCGCTGACTCCGGAAGTGACCGAGCTGCTCACCCGGTATCCGCTGCGGGAGCTGGTCACGGCGTCGGATCCGATGCCGCTGCTGGTGGAGCGGGAGCGGGCGCTGTACGGCTCCTGGTACGAGTTCTTCCCGCGTTCGGAGGGTGCGGCGGAGGGTGCGCACGGTACCTTCCGCACTGCCGCCCGGCGGCTGGAGGCGATCGCGGAGATGGGCTTCGACGTGGTCTATCTGCCGCCGGTGCATCCGATCGGGACGACGTTTCGCAAGGGCCGCAACAACACGCTGACCGCGGGTCCCGACGACGTCGGTGTGCCGTGGGCGATCGGTTCGCCCGAGGGCGGTCACGACGCCGTCCATCCCGACCTGGGCACGCTCGACGACTTCGACCACTTCGTGGGCCGGGCGCGGGAGTTGGGTCTGGAGGTGGCGTTGGACTTCGCCCTCCAGTGCTCCCCGGACCACCCTTGGGTGCACAAGTACCCGGAGTGGTTCCATCACCGGCCGGACGGCTCGATCGCGTACGCGGAGAATCCGCCGAAGAAGTACCAGGACATCTACCCCGTCGCCTTCGACGCCGACATGGACGGCCTGGTCGCGGAGACCGTGCGGGTGCTGCGGCACTGGATGGAGCACGGGGTGCGGATCTTCCGCGTCGACAACCCGCACACCAAGCCGGTGGTCTTCTGGGAGCGGGTGATCGGTGAGGTCAACTCGGCCGACCCGGACGTGATCTTCCTGGCGGAGGCGTTCACCCGTCCGGCGATGATGCACACGCTGGCGCAGGTCGGTTTCCAGCAGTCGTACACGTACTTCACCTGGCGCAACAGCAAGCAGGAGCTGACGGACTACCTGACCGAGCTGTCGGGTGAGGCGGCGGCCTGGATGCGGCCGAACTTCTTCGCCAACACCCCCGACATCCTGCACGCCTACCTCCAGCACGGAGGCCGGCCCGCCTTCGAGATCCGCGCCGTCCTCGCCGCGACCCTCTCCCCCTCCTGGGGCATCTACAGCGGCTACGAACTCTGCGAGAACACCCCCCAGCGCGAGGGCGGCGAGGACTACCTCGACTCGGAGAAGTACCAGCTCGTCCACCGCGACTGGGAAACCGCCGCACGCGAGGGCCGCACCATCGCACCCCTGATCACCCGGCTCAACACCATCCGCCGGGAGAACCCGGCACTGCGTCAGCTGCGCGACCTCCACTTCCACCACGCCGACAAGGAACAGGTGATCGTCTACTCGAAACGCAGCGGTTCGAACACGCTTCTGGTGGTCGTCAACCTCGACCCCCACGTCACCCAGGAGGCCACGGTGTCGTTGGACATGCCGCAACTCGGCCTGGAATGGCACGAGTCGATGCCGGTGCGCGACCTGCTCACCGGCGAGTCCTATCACTGGGGCAGGGCCAACTATGTGCGACTCGAACCGGGTCGTCGACCCGCGCATGTCCTCTCGGTCCTGCGACCGTCCAACCCGCAGATCGGGGGGTCACCCACCATATGA
- a CDS encoding glycosyltransferase family 1 protein, whose translation MKAIRRFTVRPVLPEPLRPLSDLARNLRWSWHAETRDLFQSVDPEHWAAAEGDPVRLLGRVGPARLAELAEDRRFLRRLAAVADDLNDYVTGDRWYQRQGDGLPAAVAYFSPEFGITAALPQYSGGLGILAGDHLKAAGDLGVPLIGVGLLYRHGYFRQSLSRDGWQQEHYPVLDPNELPVTQLKEADGTPAAVSLALPGGRALHARIWVAQVGRVPLLMLDSDVEENDLGERGVTDRLYGGGSEHRLLQEMLLGIGGVRAVRTYCRLTGHAEPEVFHTNEGHAGFLGLERIAELCEGGLDFDAALEAVRAGTVFTTHTPVPAGIDRFDRELVARHFGPDTELPGIDVRRILALGMETYPGGEPNLFNMAVMGLRLAQRANGVSLLHGQVSREMFAGLWPGFDAEEVPITSVTNGVHAPTWVAPEVLRLGARQIGAHRAEDALTVGGSERWDLVADIPDQEIWELRRTLREQLVLEVRERLRASWRQRGAGNAELGWIDGVLDPDVLTIGFARRVPSYKRLTLMLRDPDRLMRLLLHPERPLQIVVAGKAHPADDGGKRLVQELVRFADDPRVRHRIVFLPDYGMAMAQKLYPGCDIWLNNPLRPLEACGTSGMKAALNGCLNLSVLDGWWDEWFQPDFGWAIPTADGSGMDTDRRDDIEAGALYDLLEQRITPRFYERGRVGLPDRWIEMVRQTLTLLGPKVLAGRMVREYVDRLYTPAAQAHRALTADPARELAAWKARVRAAWPGVSVDHVEATATTSTAELGTSVGLRVRVGLGDLTPDDVEVQAVSGRVDSADRITDAGTVPLKPVGNPDLEGRWLYEGPLFLDRTGPYGYTVRILPSHRLLASGAELGLVAAPSGEAGQGAGVLLR comes from the coding sequence GTGAAGGCGATCCGTCGGTTCACCGTCCGTCCCGTTCTCCCCGAACCCCTCCGGCCGCTGAGCGACCTGGCGCGTAACCTGCGCTGGTCCTGGCATGCGGAGACGCGCGACCTGTTCCAGTCCGTCGATCCCGAGCACTGGGCCGCCGCCGAGGGCGACCCGGTCCGCCTGCTGGGCCGGGTGGGGCCGGCACGCCTCGCCGAACTGGCCGAGGACCGGCGGTTCCTGCGCCGGCTGGCCGCGGTCGCCGACGACCTGAACGACTATGTGACCGGCGACCGCTGGTACCAGCGCCAGGGCGACGGGCTGCCTGCGGCCGTCGCCTACTTCTCGCCCGAGTTCGGCATCACGGCCGCCCTGCCCCAGTACTCCGGCGGCCTCGGCATCCTCGCCGGCGACCATCTGAAGGCGGCCGGCGACCTCGGGGTACCGCTGATCGGGGTCGGGCTGCTGTACCGGCACGGCTACTTCCGCCAGAGCCTGTCCCGGGACGGCTGGCAGCAGGAGCACTACCCGGTGCTCGACCCCAACGAGCTGCCCGTCACCCAGCTGAAGGAGGCCGACGGCACCCCCGCGGCGGTGTCCCTCGCGCTGCCCGGCGGCAGGGCGCTGCACGCCCGGATCTGGGTGGCGCAGGTGGGCCGGGTGCCGCTGCTGATGCTCGACTCGGACGTGGAGGAGAACGACCTCGGCGAACGCGGGGTCACCGACCGGCTCTACGGCGGCGGCAGCGAGCACCGGCTGCTGCAGGAGATGCTCCTCGGCATAGGGGGAGTGCGGGCCGTGCGGACGTACTGCCGGCTCACCGGGCACGCCGAGCCCGAGGTGTTCCACACCAACGAGGGGCACGCCGGCTTCCTCGGGCTGGAGCGGATCGCCGAGCTGTGCGAGGGCGGCCTGGACTTCGACGCGGCGCTGGAGGCCGTACGCGCCGGGACCGTGTTCACCACGCACACCCCCGTGCCGGCCGGCATCGACCGGTTCGACCGGGAGCTGGTGGCCCGGCACTTCGGGCCCGACACCGAGCTGCCGGGCATCGACGTGCGGCGGATCCTGGCACTCGGCATGGAGACGTACCCGGGCGGCGAGCCGAACCTGTTCAACATGGCCGTGATGGGGCTGCGGCTCGCCCAGCGGGCCAACGGCGTGTCGCTGCTGCACGGGCAGGTCAGCCGGGAGATGTTCGCCGGGCTGTGGCCGGGATTCGACGCCGAGGAGGTGCCGATCACCTCCGTCACCAACGGGGTGCACGCGCCCACCTGGGTCGCGCCCGAGGTGCTGCGCCTCGGCGCCCGGCAGATCGGCGCGCACCGCGCAGAGGACGCGCTGACCGTCGGCGGCTCCGAACGCTGGGACCTGGTCGCGGACATCCCGGACCAGGAGATCTGGGAGCTGCGCCGCACCCTGCGCGAACAGCTCGTGCTGGAGGTGCGGGAGCGGCTGCGCGCCTCCTGGCGGCAGCGGGGCGCGGGGAACGCGGAGCTGGGCTGGATCGACGGCGTCCTCGACCCCGACGTGCTCACCATCGGCTTCGCCCGGCGGGTGCCGTCGTACAAACGGCTGACGCTGATGCTCCGGGACCCCGACCGGCTGATGCGGCTGCTGCTGCACCCGGAGCGGCCGCTGCAGATCGTCGTCGCGGGCAAGGCGCACCCGGCGGACGACGGCGGAAAGCGGCTGGTGCAGGAGCTGGTGCGGTTCGCGGACGATCCGCGGGTACGGCACCGGATCGTGTTCCTGCCCGACTACGGCATGGCGATGGCGCAGAAGCTCTACCCGGGCTGCGACATCTGGCTGAACAACCCGCTGCGTCCGCTGGAGGCCTGCGGCACCTCGGGGATGAAGGCCGCCCTCAACGGCTGTCTCAACCTCTCGGTGCTGGACGGCTGGTGGGACGAGTGGTTCCAGCCGGACTTCGGCTGGGCGATCCCGACCGCGGACGGCTCCGGCATGGACACCGACCGCCGGGACGACATCGAGGCGGGCGCCCTGTACGACCTGCTCGAACAGCGGATCACGCCGCGTTTCTACGAGCGCGGCCGGGTGGGGCTGCCCGACCGCTGGATCGAGATGGTCCGCCAGACCCTGACCCTGCTCGGCCCGAAGGTGCTGGCGGGCCGGATGGTCCGCGAGTACGTCGACCGGCTCTACACGCCCGCCGCCCAGGCCCATCGCGCGCTGACCGCGGACCCGGCCCGTGAACTGGCCGCCTGGAAGGCGCGGGTGCGGGCCGCCTGGCCCGGGGTGAGTGTCGACCATGTGGAGGCCACCGCGACGACGTCCACCGCGGAGCTCGGTACCAGCGTGGGTCTGCGGGTGCGCGTGGGGCTCGGCGACCTGACCCCGGACGACGTCGAGGTGCAGGCCGTGTCGGGCCGGGTCGACTCCGCCGACCGCATCACGGACGCCGGCACCGTCCCCCTCAAGCCGGTCGGCAACCCCGACCTGGAGGGCCGCTGGCTCTACGAGGGCCCCCTCTTCCTCGACCGCACCGGCCCCTACGGCTACACGGTCCGCATCCTTCCCTCCCACCGCCTGCTGGCCTCCGGCGCGGAACTGGGCCTGGTGGCGGCGCCGTCGGGAGAGGCGGGTCAAGGAGCGGGGGTGCTGCTGCGGTAG
- a CDS encoding DUF1990 domain-containing protein yields MSSAPFTYEPVGATHGDLTFCPPGFRPLFVRTRIGEGHEVFRRAAEAVLTWEMHRALGVGIDSSADRAAPDVDVTVTLAGVVRAPCRIVWTVEENRRAGWAYGTLDGHPECGEEAFVVDRTGDGTVWLTVAAFSRAHKWYARAGGAATRGLQHAYARRCGTVLKRLTAHLGED; encoded by the coding sequence ATGTCCTCGGCGCCCTTCACCTACGAGCCGGTCGGCGCGACCCACGGTGACCTGACGTTCTGCCCGCCCGGCTTCCGACCCCTGTTCGTCCGCACCCGCATAGGCGAAGGCCACGAGGTCTTCCGGCGGGCCGCGGAAGCGGTCCTCACCTGGGAGATGCACCGCGCGCTCGGCGTCGGCATCGACAGCAGCGCCGACCGCGCGGCCCCCGACGTCGACGTCACCGTCACCCTGGCCGGCGTCGTCAGAGCCCCCTGCCGCATCGTCTGGACCGTCGAGGAGAACCGCCGCGCGGGCTGGGCCTACGGCACTCTCGACGGCCACCCCGAGTGCGGCGAGGAGGCCTTCGTGGTCGACCGCACCGGCGACGGCACGGTCTGGCTGACGGTGGCCGCCTTCAGCCGCGCCCACAAGTGGTACGCCCGCGCGGGCGGAGCGGCGACGCGGGGCCTGCAGCACGCGTACGCGCGCCGCTGCGGCACCGTGCTGAAGCGCCTGACCGCGCACCTCGGGGAGGACTGA